A genomic segment from Desulfonatronum lacustre DSM 10312 encodes:
- the ahbA gene encoding siroheme decarboxylase subunit alpha produces MDATDKKILDLIQTDFPLDPRPYARIGEQFGLTEAEALARVRALKGKGIIRRIGANFQSRKLGWTSTLCAAQVPEDKLDQFTSEVNRHPGVTHNYLRQHMYNVWFTMIAPSVDKVRETLAEITARTGIEILNLPAEKTFKIKVDFPMSDESEQE; encoded by the coding sequence ATGGACGCGACTGACAAGAAAATCCTGGACCTGATCCAGACCGACTTCCCCCTGGACCCGCGGCCCTACGCCCGGATCGGCGAACAATTCGGCCTGACCGAGGCCGAGGCCTTGGCCCGAGTGCGGGCCCTCAAGGGCAAGGGCATCATCCGCCGCATCGGCGCCAATTTCCAGTCCCGCAAGCTGGGCTGGACCAGCACCCTCTGCGCGGCCCAGGTCCCGGAAGACAAGCTGGATCAGTTCACTTCCGAAGTGAACCGCCACCCCGGCGTGACCCACAACTACCTGCGCCAGCACATGTACAACGTCTGGTTCACCATGATCGCGCCCAGCGTGGACAAGGTCCGCGAAACCCTGGCCGAGATCACGGCCAGAACCGGCATCGAAATCCTGAACCTGCCCGCGGAAAAGACCTTTAAGATCAAGGTGGACTTTCCCATGTCCGACGAGAGCGAGCAAGAGTGA